A stretch of the Agelaius phoeniceus isolate bAgePho1 chromosome 1, bAgePho1.hap1, whole genome shotgun sequence genome encodes the following:
- the RIPK2 gene encoding receptor-interacting serine/threonine-protein kinase 2 isoform X2, translated as MSGGDGGGGRAGALSYGLPSIPSSKLPDLRFISRGAYGTVSAARHADWRVPVALKCLQGPLLDSDRNHLLKEAEILHKARFSYILPILGICNEPEFLGIVTEYMTNGSLNQLLHGKDAYPDIPWCLRFRILYEIALGVNYLHNMNPPLLHHDLKTQNILLNDEFHVKIADFGMSKWRVISMSQSRSESSLPEGGTIVYMPPEDYNPSQKTRASVKHDIYSYAVIIWEVMSRKQPFEEVINPLQIMYSVSQGQRLDLSEGSLSMDIPHRGLVIRLMESGWAQNPDERPSFLKCLIDLEPVLRTFDEIAMLEAVLLLKRSKSLYESQSIYKSGKKANVEQIPLNIPLNPEKPTYSSSIECDALPLQSIPPDTSKFKSIPPCNILSSDGNSGCLYSLSSQSTDENLSVTQSAKLLVHPYSAGLSPARGISDAPSSASHVLRSSPIPPEPGRVEHWNRVPMEAAEVPTLGDAQNSAGQGPEQPELSLKLAQL; from the exons ATGAGCGGCGGGGACGGCGGTgggggccgggcgggcgccCTCAGTTACGgcctcccctccatcccctccagcAAACTCCCGGACTTGCGTTTTATCAGCCGGGGCGCTTACGGGACCGTGTCCGCCGCCCGCCACGCCGACTGGAGGGTCCCGGTGGCCCTCAAATGCCTGCAGGGGCCGCTGCTAGACAG CGATAGAAACCACCTTCTAAAAGAAGCAGAGATATTACACAAAGCCAGGTTTAGTTACATTCTGCCAATTTTGGGAATCTGCAACGAGCCTGAATTTCTGGGGATAGTAACAGAATACATGACCAATGGGTCATTAAACCAGCTATTGCATGGG AAAGATGCATATCCCGACATTCCCTGGTGCCTGAGATTCCGCATTCTTTATGAAATTGCTTTGGGAGTAAACTATTTGCACAACATGAATCCTCCATTGCTGCACCATGACTTAAAAACACAGAACATTTTGCTGAATGATGAGTTTCATGTCAAG ATTGCAGATTTTGGCATGTCCAAATGGCGTGTCATATCCATGTCCCAGTCCCGAAGCGAGTCCTCCTTGCCGGAAGGAGGGACAATTGTCTACATGCCACCTGAGGATTACAACCCCAGTCAGAAAACCCGGGCAAGCGTGAAACATGACATTTACAG CTATGCAGTTATCATATGGGAAGTGATGTCAAGGAAACAGCCATTTGAAG AAGTTATAAACCCCTTGCAGATAATGTACAGCGTGTCACAAGGACAGCGACTAGACTTGAGTGAGGGAAGTCTATCAATGGACATTCCTCATCGAGGGCTTGTCATAAGGCTGATGGAAAGTGGATGGGCACAAAACCCAGATGAAAGACCATCGTTCTTAA AATGTTTAATAGACCTGGAGCCAGTTCTGCGAACATTTGATGAAATAGCTATGCTGGAAGCAGTACTTCTCTTAAAGAGATCGAAG TCACTATATGAATCACAAAGTATTTACAAGAGtggaaagaaagcaaatgtgGAGCAGATACCTCTAAATATACCTCTGAATCCTGAAAAG CCAACATACTCTAGCTCCATAGAGTGTGATGCACTTCCCCTTCAGAGCATCCCTCCAGATACATCAAAATTCAAGTCTATTCCCCCGTGTAATATCCTCTCATCAG aTGGAAATTCTGGATGTCTATACTCTCTTAGCAGCCAGAGCACAGATGAAAATCTGTCTGTAACTCAGAGTGCCAAACTCCTTGTGCATCCTTACAGTGCTGGTCTCTCACCTGCCAGGGGTATTTCAGATGCCCCAAGTTCTGCATCCCATGTGCTGCGGTCATCGCCGATTCCTCCAG AACCAGGTCGGGTTGAACACTGGAACAGGGTGCCCATGGAGGCTGCAGAAGTACCAACACTTGGAGATGCTCAAAATTCAGCTGGACaaggccctgagcaacctgaatTATCCTTGAAGTTGGCCCAGCTTTGA